In one window of Rhodoglobus vestalii DNA:
- the nadD gene encoding nicotinate-nucleotide adenylyltransferase, with the protein MSAETAPRRSRIGIMGGTFDPIHNGHLVAASEAQEQFELDEVIFVPTGKPWMKSTVTAGEHRYLMTVIATAANPGFNVSRVDLEREGATYTIDTLRDMRKAYPDADLFFITGADAMTQIMEWKDVSEVWDLAHFIAVSRPGHPLTISGLPTQGVSSLEVPALAISSTDCRTRVSQGSPVWYLVPDGVVQYIAKHHLYRSMP; encoded by the coding sequence ATGTCGGCCGAAACGGCGCCGCGGCGGTCGCGCATCGGCATTATGGGTGGCACTTTTGATCCCATCCACAACGGCCATCTTGTGGCGGCCAGTGAGGCGCAAGAACAGTTTGAGCTTGACGAGGTAATTTTTGTTCCGACGGGCAAGCCGTGGATGAAATCGACGGTGACAGCCGGGGAACACCGCTATCTGATGACGGTAATCGCGACGGCCGCGAACCCCGGCTTCAATGTCAGTCGCGTCGACTTAGAGCGCGAAGGCGCGACCTACACGATCGACACTCTCCGCGACATGCGAAAGGCGTATCCCGACGCCGATCTGTTCTTCATCACTGGTGCGGACGCGATGACCCAAATCATGGAGTGGAAAGACGTTTCAGAGGTCTGGGACCTTGCTCACTTCATAGCAGTTTCACGGCCAGGACACCCCCTAACCATTAGCGGATTGCCTACGCAAGGCGTAAGCTCGTTAGAAGTGCCGGCGCTTGCGATCTCATCCACTGATTGCCGAACCAGAGTGAGTCAGGGCTCACCCGTCTGGTATTTGGTTCCGGATGGTGTCGTTCAATACATCGCTAAGCACCATTTGTATCGGAGTATGCCATGA